The following proteins are co-located in the Myxococcus fulvus genome:
- a CDS encoding vWA domain-containing protein, with translation MKQTALAVERDAEHGREVLLLVTLEANVDAPRAPVAVNLVLDRSASMRGIPLLAAVQAAQALVERSSPRDYLGLLTFDAEPEQVLPVRAMDVPAKAALLKALSRLESGEGTALHEAVERGADAVRRVLVPGARPQVLLLTDGEPSVGPSNLSEFKTLGARVVESGVVLHALGLGRHYLPDILEALTSPSGTGFVHVDDPEGLPDAVGSLSAELFGEVGSDARVYVLPSGFLELRCRHRYPARVEGDAMSASLGSVSQSFPRRVLFAGRPVSTEWSLGVTTSFVEGSDTRRGPVSVTRVDTDSDPGRFVRAVSAELELVAAEAAAWKSLGRRQQSAAEQALESADLALYKLARLGAPEVPPQRHLERLADLRRIVERRAAQPQALVMRRAHSEASRITLSRIGPALPLPALAPWKSED, from the coding sequence ATGAAGCAGACGGCCTTGGCAGTGGAGCGGGACGCGGAGCACGGCCGGGAAGTGCTGCTGCTCGTCACGCTGGAGGCGAACGTCGACGCGCCTCGCGCCCCCGTGGCGGTGAACCTGGTGTTGGATCGCAGCGCCTCCATGCGCGGCATCCCCCTGCTCGCGGCGGTGCAGGCGGCGCAGGCGCTGGTGGAGCGCTCAAGCCCCCGTGACTACCTGGGCCTGCTCACCTTCGACGCGGAGCCGGAGCAGGTGCTGCCCGTGCGCGCGATGGACGTGCCCGCCAAGGCGGCGCTGCTCAAGGCGCTCTCCCGCCTGGAGTCCGGCGAGGGCACCGCGCTGCACGAGGCCGTCGAGCGGGGCGCGGACGCCGTGCGCCGCGTGCTCGTCCCCGGCGCGCGGCCGCAGGTGTTGCTGCTCACCGACGGCGAGCCGTCCGTCGGCCCGTCGAACCTCTCCGAGTTCAAGACGCTGGGCGCGCGCGTCGTCGAGTCCGGCGTCGTCCTCCACGCGCTGGGCCTGGGGCGCCACTACCTGCCCGACATCCTGGAGGCGCTCACCAGTCCCTCCGGCACGGGCTTCGTGCACGTGGATGACCCGGAGGGACTGCCCGACGCGGTGGGCTCGCTGTCCGCGGAGCTGTTCGGCGAGGTGGGCTCGGACGCGCGCGTGTACGTGCTGCCCTCGGGCTTCCTGGAGCTGCGCTGCCGGCACCGCTACCCCGCGCGGGTGGAGGGGGACGCGATGAGCGCGTCGCTCGGCTCGGTGTCGCAGTCCTTCCCGCGCCGCGTGCTCTTCGCGGGACGTCCGGTGTCCACCGAGTGGAGCCTGGGCGTGACGACGTCCTTCGTGGAGGGCAGCGACACACGCCGGGGGCCCGTGTCCGTGACGCGCGTGGACACCGACAGCGACCCCGGCCGCTTCGTGCGCGCGGTGTCCGCGGAGCTGGAGCTGGTCGCCGCCGAGGCCGCCGCGTGGAAGTCGCTGGGACGCCGGCAGCAGTCCGCCGCGGAGCAGGCGCTGGAGTCCGCGGACCTGGCCCTCTACAAGCTCGCTCGACTGGGCGCGCCGGAGGTGCCCCCGCAGCGCCACCTGGAGCGGCTGGCGGACCTGCGCCGCATCGTCGAGCGGCGCGCGGCCCAGCCGCAGGCGCTGGTGATGCGCCGCGCGCACTCGGAGGCGTCCCGCATCACCCTGAGCCGCATCGGTCCGGCGCTGCCCCTGCCCGCCCTGGCGCCCTGGAAGTCGGAGGATTGA
- a CDS encoding protein-disulfide reductase DsbD family protein: MKHSVSKRFALVGGIGLWLTAAVAQAALPPSAVATGAPDEGDPRIEAALLVDSTQVKPGDTFRVGVRFRLDPGWHVYWKNPGDSGLETDIAWDTPGSTVGALQWPFPSTFRTPDGFITTHGYEGEVLLFAQARASEQASGSLNLSAAVNALVCEVHCIPADLMLTRSIPVGPATVADAEAAPTFDAATAQVPRPTKDTGHTAVLALDAKELTAGKEFTGTVTLTGGAGVPATEKDFFVPERNPGVDKVTLTQTAPGRYALKGKAEPDAPEAEPRLKGVLRLGTKATGYQALEVDLALAPFVAAAPGLAPTVVAKAPSIKDAIAAVKPVTSAAPPAPQEAPMGLGMALLFAFLGGALLNLMPCVFPVLALKAYGFTRMVRQEQGRVGAHAAAYAGGIVASMLALAGAVLAVRAGGAGVGWGFQFQEPLFVAAVSAVLVAFALNLFGVFNVGLDGTALAGKVDQSHGLMHSAGEGVLAVVLATPCSAPLLGTAVGFAFAAGPLTVLAVFTALGLGLALPFCLLVLVPGLAQKLPKPGAWMERFKQVLGFALLGTTVWLVWVMGGLAGVDGMARLLAFLVAVGLGTWVYGQSQLQEGGKRWASLGIAAVVLVGSGVAALRFDEAAAPAAKASSTVAMAQPWSDEAVASALAAGQPVFIDFTADWCLTCKFNERTVLSREEVRAAFTEHQVAFFVADWTRRDARITARLADHGRAGVPMYLVLSPSAPDKPEVLPELLTVDSVVDSVKRASACSPRPDGSKVLCAAQLPRP; this comes from the coding sequence ATGAAGCACTCGGTGTCCAAGAGGTTCGCCCTGGTGGGCGGTATCGGTCTGTGGCTGACGGCGGCGGTGGCGCAGGCGGCGCTGCCTCCCTCCGCGGTGGCCACGGGCGCGCCCGACGAGGGCGACCCGCGCATCGAGGCGGCGCTGCTGGTGGACTCCACCCAGGTGAAGCCGGGCGACACCTTCCGCGTGGGTGTGCGCTTCCGTCTGGACCCGGGCTGGCATGTCTACTGGAAGAACCCGGGCGACTCCGGCCTGGAGACGGACATCGCGTGGGACACGCCCGGCTCCACCGTGGGCGCGCTCCAGTGGCCGTTCCCGAGCACCTTCCGCACCCCGGATGGCTTCATCACCACGCATGGCTACGAGGGTGAGGTGCTCCTGTTCGCGCAGGCGCGCGCCTCCGAGCAGGCCTCGGGCTCGCTCAACCTGTCGGCCGCGGTGAACGCGCTGGTGTGCGAGGTGCACTGCATCCCCGCGGACCTGATGCTCACGCGCTCCATCCCGGTGGGGCCCGCGACGGTGGCGGACGCCGAGGCCGCGCCCACGTTCGACGCGGCGACGGCGCAGGTGCCTCGTCCGACGAAGGACACGGGCCACACGGCGGTGCTCGCGCTGGACGCGAAGGAACTCACCGCCGGCAAGGAGTTCACCGGCACCGTCACGCTGACGGGCGGCGCTGGCGTGCCCGCGACGGAGAAGGACTTCTTCGTCCCCGAGCGCAACCCCGGCGTGGACAAGGTCACGCTCACGCAGACGGCCCCGGGCCGCTACGCGTTGAAGGGCAAGGCGGAGCCGGACGCGCCGGAGGCCGAGCCGCGCCTCAAGGGTGTGCTGCGGCTGGGCACGAAGGCCACGGGCTATCAGGCGCTCGAGGTGGACCTGGCCCTGGCGCCCTTCGTGGCGGCGGCGCCGGGCCTGGCGCCGACGGTGGTGGCGAAGGCGCCCTCCATCAAGGACGCCATCGCCGCGGTGAAGCCGGTGACGAGCGCCGCGCCGCCCGCGCCCCAGGAGGCGCCCATGGGCCTGGGCATGGCGCTGTTGTTCGCGTTCCTGGGCGGCGCGCTGCTCAACCTGATGCCGTGTGTGTTCCCGGTGCTGGCGCTCAAGGCCTACGGCTTCACGCGCATGGTGCGCCAGGAGCAGGGCCGGGTGGGCGCGCACGCGGCGGCGTACGCGGGTGGAATCGTGGCCAGCATGCTGGCGCTCGCGGGCGCGGTGCTGGCGGTGCGCGCGGGCGGTGCGGGCGTGGGCTGGGGCTTCCAGTTCCAGGAGCCGCTCTTCGTCGCGGCGGTGAGCGCGGTGCTGGTGGCGTTCGCGCTCAACCTCTTCGGTGTCTTCAACGTGGGCCTGGACGGCACGGCGCTCGCGGGCAAGGTGGACCAGAGCCACGGGCTGATGCACAGCGCGGGCGAGGGTGTGCTCGCGGTGGTGCTGGCCACGCCCTGCTCGGCGCCGCTCCTGGGCACGGCGGTGGGCTTCGCCTTCGCGGCGGGTCCGCTGACGGTGCTCGCGGTGTTCACCGCGCTGGGCCTGGGGCTCGCGCTGCCGTTCTGTCTTTTGGTGCTGGTGCCGGGGCTGGCGCAGAAGCTGCCGAAGCCGGGCGCGTGGATGGAGCGCTTCAAGCAGGTGCTGGGCTTCGCGCTCCTGGGCACCACGGTGTGGCTGGTGTGGGTGATGGGCGGCCTTGCCGGCGTGGACGGCATGGCGCGGCTGCTCGCGTTCCTCGTGGCGGTGGGCCTGGGCACGTGGGTGTATGGCCAGTCGCAGCTGCAGGAGGGTGGCAAGCGCTGGGCGTCGCTGGGCATCGCGGCGGTGGTGCTGGTCGGCTCGGGCGTGGCGGCGCTGCGCTTCGATGAGGCGGCGGCTCCGGCGGCGAAGGCGTCCTCCACCGTGGCGATGGCGCAGCCGTGGAGCGATGAGGCGGTGGCCTCCGCGCTGGCGGCGGGGCAGCCGGTGTTCATCGACTTCACCGCGGACTGGTGCCTCACCTGCAAGTTCAACGAGCGCACGGTGCTGTCGCGCGAGGAGGTTCGCGCCGCGTTCACCGAGCACCAGGTGGCCTTCTTCGTGGCGGACTGGACGCGTCGTGACGCGCGCATCACCGCGCGGCTGGCGGACCATGGGCGCGCGGGTGTGCCCATGTACCTGGTGCTGAGCCCGAGCGCGCCGGACAAGCCGGAGGTGCTGCCGGAGCTGCTCACGGTGGACTCGGTGGTGGACTCGGTGAAGCGCGCGTCGGCGTGCTCGCCGCGTCCGGACGGCTCGAAGGTGTTGTGCGCCGCGCAGCTGCCGCGGCCTTGA
- a CDS encoding thioredoxin family protein has protein sequence MKQVFTALALGSLFVGMPALADAEVGKPAPAFTLKDESGKEHSLSKYKGKVVVLEWTNPECPFVKRHYEADTMTQTLKGFDAQKVVWLAVDSTAHNTPEKSAAWKKTEGFAYPVLQDASGTTGKAYGAKTTPHMYIIDTEGVVRYAGAIDDDPRGKNDKKVNHVQTAVDAVLNGKPVPASTTTPYGCSVKYKS, from the coding sequence ATGAAGCAGGTCTTCACCGCTCTCGCGCTCGGCTCGCTGTTCGTGGGCATGCCCGCCCTCGCGGATGCCGAGGTCGGCAAGCCCGCTCCCGCCTTCACGCTGAAGGACGAGTCGGGCAAGGAGCACTCGCTGTCGAAGTACAAGGGCAAGGTGGTGGTGCTCGAGTGGACCAACCCCGAGTGCCCCTTCGTGAAGCGCCACTACGAGGCGGACACGATGACCCAGACGCTCAAGGGCTTCGATGCCCAGAAGGTCGTGTGGCTGGCGGTGGACTCCACGGCACACAACACGCCGGAGAAGTCCGCGGCCTGGAAGAAGACGGAGGGCTTCGCCTACCCGGTGCTCCAGGACGCGAGCGGCACCACGGGCAAGGCGTATGGCGCCAAGACGACGCCGCACATGTACATCATCGACACCGAGGGCGTGGTCCGCTACGCGGGCGCCATCGACGATGACCCGCGCGGCAAGAACGACAAGAAGGTCAACCACGTGCAGACCGCCGTGGACGCGGTACTCAACGGCAAGCCCGTGCCCGCCTCCACCACCACGCCCTACGGCTGCTCGGTGAAGTACAAGAGCTGA
- a CDS encoding MFS transporter produces the protein MPPDTTSVAYASTRGHGVLLASVLGSGMAFLDSTAVNVALPALGRELHTGLAGLQWAVDAYLLTLGSLVLTGGALGDAWGQRRVFVLGLVAFTLMSVLCGLAPNAWTLALFRAAQGMGAALLVPASLALLRTSFPEADRQRAVAAWAGLSGVTTALGPLLGGWLVDAASWRWVFFLNIPIAVLAVWAALRYVPDDRPTRDTRRLDLAGSITAALGLGGVIYALIEGPSRGWSIAPVLAAVGGVALLVAFLVIEARAKHPMLPLGLFRSRTFSGANLTTLAVYFALGGVSFLLILALQQQLGYSALAAGASLLPITVLLLTLSPLVGRLAGRIGARPLMTAGPLLAGVGMALLTRLHRGGGYVDTVLPGVLVLGLGLSLTVGPLTAVVLGAVEDRHAGIASGVNNAVARIAGLLAVALLPLLGGLANKSGDAFLQGTREALWVSAGLCGVGALCSLLMLPRDVGRVEPRPPRHERPAAREPLTRLTRRPE, from the coding sequence ATGCCTCCCGACACCACGTCCGTGGCCTACGCCAGCACCCGCGGGCACGGGGTGCTGCTGGCCAGCGTGCTCGGCAGCGGCATGGCCTTCCTCGACTCCACGGCCGTCAACGTCGCGCTGCCGGCGCTCGGTCGCGAGCTGCACACGGGCCTCGCCGGCCTCCAGTGGGCCGTGGATGCCTACCTGCTCACACTCGGCTCGCTCGTGCTCACGGGCGGCGCGCTCGGCGATGCGTGGGGACAGCGGCGCGTCTTCGTGCTCGGCCTGGTGGCCTTCACGCTCATGTCCGTCCTGTGCGGCCTGGCCCCCAACGCCTGGACGCTCGCCCTCTTCCGCGCGGCGCAAGGCATGGGCGCGGCGCTGCTGGTGCCCGCGAGCCTCGCGCTCCTGCGCACCTCCTTTCCCGAGGCGGACCGACAGCGCGCGGTGGCCGCATGGGCGGGGCTTTCGGGTGTCACCACGGCCTTGGGTCCGCTGCTCGGTGGCTGGCTGGTGGACGCAGCGTCCTGGCGCTGGGTGTTCTTCCTCAACATCCCCATCGCCGTGCTCGCCGTCTGGGCGGCCCTCCGCTACGTGCCGGATGACCGACCCACGCGAGACACCCGAAGGCTGGACCTCGCGGGCTCCATCACCGCGGCACTCGGACTGGGCGGCGTCATCTACGCGCTCATCGAAGGTCCCTCGCGAGGCTGGTCCATCGCGCCCGTGCTCGCCGCCGTGGGAGGCGTGGCGCTCCTGGTCGCGTTCCTCGTCATCGAAGCACGCGCGAAACATCCGATGCTCCCGCTCGGACTGTTCCGTTCACGGACGTTCTCCGGCGCCAACCTCACCACGCTCGCGGTGTACTTCGCGCTGGGCGGCGTGAGCTTCCTGCTCATCCTCGCGCTGCAGCAACAGCTCGGCTACTCGGCGCTCGCCGCGGGTGCGTCCCTGCTGCCCATCACCGTGCTGTTGCTCACGCTGTCTCCGCTCGTGGGAAGGCTCGCGGGCCGCATCGGCGCGCGTCCGTTGATGACGGCGGGGCCGCTGCTCGCGGGCGTCGGCATGGCGCTGCTCACGCGGCTGCACCGTGGCGGTGGCTACGTGGACACGGTGCTGCCAGGAGTCCTCGTGCTGGGCCTGGGATTGAGCCTCACCGTGGGGCCGCTGACGGCGGTGGTGCTCGGCGCGGTGGAGGACCGACACGCGGGCATCGCCTCGGGCGTGAACAACGCGGTGGCGCGCATCGCGGGCCTGCTCGCGGTGGCGCTGTTGCCGTTGCTCGGAGGGCTCGCGAACAAGTCGGGGGACGCGTTCCTCCAGGGGACGCGCGAGGCACTCTGGGTCTCCGCGGGCCTGTGTGGCGTGGGAGCGCTGTGCTCCCTCCTCATGCTGCCTCGCGATGTGGGCCGGGTGGAGCCAAGGCCGCCTCGCCACGAGCGGCCCGCTGCTCGAGAACCCCTCACACGGCTGACACGTCGCCCCGAATGA
- a CDS encoding UBP-type zinc finger domain-containing protein, whose product MATECKHIEQAGNPEPRTNGCEECMKMNAQWVHLRRCLECGHVGCCDSSPNKHATKHFHQTKHPVVQSFEPGETWVWCFEDRLFLDDRPQQEEGSRA is encoded by the coding sequence ATGGCGACCGAGTGCAAGCACATCGAGCAGGCGGGCAACCCCGAGCCGCGGACCAACGGCTGCGAGGAGTGCATGAAGATGAATGCCCAGTGGGTCCACCTCCGGCGCTGCCTGGAGTGCGGGCACGTGGGGTGCTGCGACTCGTCGCCGAACAAGCACGCGACGAAGCACTTCCATCAGACGAAGCACCCCGTGGTGCAGTCGTTCGAGCCGGGTGAGACGTGGGTGTGGTGCTTCGAGGACCGGCTCTTCCTGGACGACAGGCCCCAGCAGGAGGAAGGCTCTCGCGCCTAA
- a CDS encoding Lrp/AsnC ligand binding domain-containing protein, which produces MGAPLRSLPETVAGYCLGGTTDFVVHVVCRDTAHLRRLTILSFTSRPEVSRIETSLVFSCTRREGHIRQRGVEALKTTHRPSPGSCRAPDGRATWAATGRPALRRTDRRLIA; this is translated from the coding sequence ATCGGAGCCCCCCTGCGCTCTCTGCCGGAGACGGTGGCTGGCTACTGCCTCGGCGGCACCACGGACTTCGTCGTCCACGTGGTGTGCCGGGACACCGCGCACCTGCGGCGGCTGACCATCCTGTCCTTCACGAGCCGGCCGGAGGTGAGCCGCATCGAGACGTCGCTGGTGTTCTCATGCACGCGGCGCGAGGGCCACATCAGGCAGCGTGGTGTTGAGGCGCTCAAGACAACCCACAGGCCCAGCCCAGGCTCTTGCCGCGCCCCTGATGGGAGAGCGACCTGGGCAGCAACTGGTCGTCCTGCCTTGCGCCGCACCGACCGCAGGCTCATCGCCTGA
- a CDS encoding AsnC family protein produces MPQLDRIDRAILTALQNNARLSNKELAAQVWLAPLVVPDACRRSSPSSSASTWVRPSATSEPPCALCRRRWLATASAAPRTSSSTWCAGTPRTCGG; encoded by the coding sequence ATGCCCCAGCTCGACCGAATCGATCGCGCGATTCTCACCGCCCTCCAGAACAATGCTCGGCTGTCCAACAAGGAACTGGCCGCGCAGGTGTGGCTCGCCCCCCTCGTCGTGCCTGATGCCTGCAGGCGCTCATCGCCGTCCAGCTCCGCCTCCACGTGGGTGAGGCCTTCGGCAACATCGGAGCCCCCCTGCGCTCTCTGCCGGAGACGGTGGCTGGCTACTGCCTCGGCGGCACCACGGACTTCGTCGTCCACGTGGTGTGCCGGGACACCGCGCACCTGCGGCGGCTGA
- a CDS encoding alpha/beta hydrolase encodes MAKNRIGAFVMGAVILPLVGVAWKAHAADVAGSHKAGDIVLETGSGKTPEGETVPFELGTLFVPENRAAPRSRLIGVGFARIRAASPTAGPPVFLLPGGPGASALNAFTDSDAASQRQLANFVRFSAAGDLVVIDQRGYSKRGEVLEAAAPEQPLEHPRTLAADAADMVKVAKAAIAAHPDKDLAGYTIDQCAEDVNDLRRALGYDQISLYGNSFGSQWSFAVMRLHPEIVARAQLGGVEPLDYAYDMPSHVLAALQRIAWDADRDPGLSPYLPKGGVMEALRVVRDRFASGPIKVRVEDETTGNPRTVALGLQDLQDSLLMSPDVWPAFVLSLYYRHYDDWARHVIKQRTNPARQVTLIGPLIDSSLGVSSAREHLLRTDPGTAFIGMGNFDSNIASAPIWPGPDAGDAFRLAVPSSIPVLFLHGDWDTSTPIENTLNILPYFPNGRAILVHRGTHGLRPDLREQHPEVWAQTIEFLRTGDTRNLPVSVTLRAPVFQRPSFPAPVRRLEAR; translated from the coding sequence ATGGCAAAGAACAGAATCGGTGCGTTCGTCATGGGTGCAGTGATTCTCCCTCTGGTGGGTGTCGCCTGGAAAGCCCACGCCGCGGATGTGGCCGGCTCTCACAAGGCCGGGGACATCGTGCTGGAGACCGGCTCCGGGAAGACCCCAGAGGGTGAGACGGTTCCATTCGAGCTCGGCACCTTGTTCGTTCCGGAAAACCGGGCGGCGCCTCGTAGCCGGCTCATCGGCGTGGGTTTCGCCCGCATCCGGGCGGCGAGCCCCACTGCAGGCCCACCGGTATTCCTTCTGCCCGGCGGTCCTGGCGCCAGCGCTCTCAATGCCTTTACCGACAGCGATGCTGCTTCACAGCGTCAGTTGGCGAATTTCGTCAGGTTCAGCGCAGCGGGCGACCTGGTGGTGATCGATCAGCGCGGCTATTCGAAGCGCGGCGAAGTCTTGGAAGCCGCGGCTCCGGAGCAGCCACTGGAGCACCCACGAACCCTGGCCGCGGATGCTGCCGACATGGTGAAGGTGGCCAAGGCCGCGATTGCGGCCCACCCCGACAAGGATCTCGCCGGGTACACCATCGACCAATGCGCCGAGGACGTGAACGACCTGCGGCGGGCGCTCGGTTACGATCAGATCTCCCTGTACGGCAACAGCTTCGGATCGCAGTGGAGCTTCGCGGTGATGCGGCTTCACCCGGAGATCGTGGCGCGAGCGCAGCTCGGGGGCGTGGAGCCACTCGACTACGCCTATGACATGCCGTCGCACGTCCTCGCCGCGCTGCAGCGGATTGCCTGGGATGCGGATCGGGATCCCGGACTTTCGCCCTACCTGCCCAAGGGCGGAGTGATGGAGGCGCTGCGCGTGGTTCGCGACCGCTTCGCCAGCGGGCCCATCAAGGTCAGGGTCGAGGATGAGACGACGGGCAACCCCCGGACCGTCGCGCTCGGGCTGCAGGATCTCCAGGACTCACTTCTCATGTCACCGGACGTCTGGCCGGCTTTTGTCCTCTCCCTCTACTACCGCCACTACGACGACTGGGCGCGGCACGTCATCAAGCAGCGGACGAACCCCGCGCGGCAGGTCACGCTCATTGGCCCGCTGATCGACAGCAGCCTGGGGGTGTCGTCCGCGCGTGAACACCTCCTGCGGACTGACCCAGGCACTGCCTTCATCGGCATGGGGAACTTCGATTCCAACATCGCCTCCGCGCCGATCTGGCCGGGGCCGGACGCTGGCGACGCATTCAGGCTCGCGGTTCCGAGCTCGATTCCCGTGCTGTTCCTCCATGGGGACTGGGACACGTCCACGCCCATCGAGAACACGTTGAACATCCTGCCCTACTTCCCCAACGGCCGAGCGATCCTGGTTCACCGAGGCACTCACGGCCTTCGCCCCGACCTGCGCGAACAACATCCAGAGGTCTGGGCGCAGACCATCGAGTTCCTCAGAACCGGTGACACACGAAACCTTCCGGTCAGCGTGACGCTGCGCGCTCCTGTGTTCCAGCGGCCATCGTTCCCGGCGCCCGTCCGAAGGCTGGAAGCGCGTTGA
- a CDS encoding type II secretion system protein GspG, translating into MLLLLFTLLVAVSVNTEGSRRDRAALDLRSIQGALLLHQEAQGRLPTEAEGLMLLVEHHALEVLPMDPWHNAYEYTVRDGQVLLRSLGADGDLGGDGNDADLELTFPVAPAPEGGPTP; encoded by the coding sequence GTGCTCCTGCTGCTGTTCACGCTGCTCGTGGCCGTCTCCGTCAACACGGAGGGCTCACGTCGGGACCGCGCGGCCCTCGACCTGCGCTCCATCCAGGGAGCGCTCCTGCTTCACCAGGAGGCACAAGGCCGTCTCCCCACAGAGGCCGAAGGGCTCATGCTGCTCGTCGAGCATCACGCGCTCGAAGTCCTGCCGATGGACCCGTGGCACAACGCCTACGAGTACACGGTGCGCGACGGACAGGTGCTGCTGCGCAGCCTCGGCGCCGATGGAGACCTCGGCGGCGATGGCAACGACGCGGACCTCGAGCTGACCTTCCCCGTGGCGCCAGCGCCCGAAGGCGGGCCGACGCCATGA
- a CDS encoding S1C family serine protease — protein MKLLQQFSDDLETLVARASPAVVGVEHARGHGTGLFLTPDGYVLTNRHVVMRGSRKLTVQLSNGEELRGSLVGGDAPTDLAVVRAEGPDFPTLPLAAPETVRVGQLVMAIGNPFRLEQSVALGVVSAVNRSVTLPDGVILEGMLQTDAAINPGNSGGPLINTRGEVVGLNTLVLPYAQGIGFAVSATTAAWVASLLIQRGKVERRFLGIAAAAVNLGAEHVRDLGQPRAVRVIKVQGGTPADDAGLQPDDLLLAINRRPVSSVDDLQRLMALATDDEVSLEVLRKGRRKTVAARTRPRIEPVAA, from the coding sequence ATGAAACTCCTGCAACAGTTCTCGGACGACCTGGAGACGCTCGTCGCGCGCGCCTCGCCCGCGGTGGTGGGCGTGGAGCACGCGCGGGGACACGGCACGGGGCTCTTCCTCACACCGGATGGCTACGTGCTCACCAACCGCCACGTCGTCATGCGCGGCTCGCGGAAGCTGACGGTGCAGTTGTCGAACGGAGAGGAGCTGCGCGGCTCGCTGGTGGGAGGCGACGCGCCCACGGACCTGGCGGTGGTGCGAGCGGAGGGGCCGGACTTCCCGACGCTGCCGCTCGCCGCGCCGGAGACGGTGCGCGTGGGCCAGCTGGTGATGGCCATCGGCAATCCGTTCCGATTGGAGCAGTCGGTGGCGCTCGGCGTGGTGAGCGCGGTGAACCGGAGCGTCACGCTGCCGGACGGCGTCATCCTGGAGGGCATGCTCCAGACGGACGCGGCCATCAACCCGGGCAACTCCGGCGGGCCGCTCATCAACACGCGGGGCGAGGTGGTGGGACTCAACACGCTGGTGCTGCCATACGCGCAGGGCATCGGCTTCGCGGTGAGCGCCACCACGGCGGCGTGGGTTGCCAGTCTCCTCATCCAGCGCGGCAAGGTGGAGCGGCGCTTCCTGGGCATCGCGGCGGCGGCGGTGAACCTGGGCGCGGAGCACGTGAGAGACCTGGGGCAGCCCCGGGCCGTGCGGGTCATCAAGGTGCAGGGTGGGACTCCCGCCGATGACGCGGGGCTCCAGCCGGATGACCTGCTGCTCGCCATCAACCGACGGCCGGTGAGCAGCGTGGACGACCTCCAGCGACTGATGGCCCTGGCGACGGATGACGAAGTCTCGCTGGAGGTGCTGCGCAAGGGACGGCGCAAGACGGTCGCGGCGCGCACGCGTCCACGCATCGAGCCGGTGGCCGCGTGA
- a CDS encoding S1C family serine protease → MSTDLSSLSQSLASVVERTAPSVVRVDARRRRCATGIVWSADGLILTTSQVAEHDSHLQVGLADGRTLPAELIGRDASTDVALLKVDATGLTPLTPAPLDGVKVGHLVVTVARPGRTARATLGMVSAHGEGWRTHAGGRVDRYLETDADLPPGFSGGALVDATGKFIGVLSAAFSRTAAVVIPHETLTRVTSSLREHGGIRRGYLGVGAYPVKLPQHQWASAGTEAGLIFLSVDPEGPAQKAGLLIGDVLVSLDGQSLHRVEDLLGYLGDAKTGATIQARVLRAGEVKEVPITLGRRS, encoded by the coding sequence ATGTCCACCGACCTCTCCTCCCTCTCCCAGTCCCTCGCCTCCGTGGTGGAGCGCACCGCGCCGAGCGTTGTCCGCGTGGACGCGCGCCGTCGTCGCTGCGCCACCGGCATCGTCTGGAGCGCCGACGGGCTCATCCTCACCACCAGCCAGGTCGCCGAGCACGACAGCCACCTCCAGGTCGGCCTGGCCGACGGGCGCACCCTCCCCGCCGAGCTCATCGGCCGGGACGCCAGCACCGACGTCGCGCTGCTGAAGGTCGACGCCACCGGACTCACTCCGCTCACCCCCGCGCCGCTGGACGGCGTGAAGGTGGGGCACCTCGTCGTCACCGTGGCGCGCCCGGGGCGCACGGCGCGGGCCACGCTCGGCATGGTGAGCGCGCACGGCGAGGGCTGGCGCACGCACGCCGGCGGCCGCGTGGACCGCTACCTCGAGACGGACGCGGACCTGCCGCCGGGCTTCTCCGGGGGCGCGCTGGTGGATGCGACGGGGAAGTTCATCGGAGTGCTCTCCGCGGCCTTCTCGCGCACGGCCGCGGTGGTCATCCCGCACGAGACGCTGACGCGGGTGACGTCGTCGCTGCGAGAGCACGGCGGCATCCGCAGGGGATACCTGGGCGTGGGCGCGTATCCCGTGAAGCTGCCGCAGCACCAATGGGCGTCAGCCGGAACGGAGGCGGGGCTCATCTTCCTCTCCGTGGACCCGGAGGGCCCCGCGCAGAAGGCAGGGCTGCTGATTGGCGACGTGCTGGTGAGCCTGGACGGGCAGTCGCTGCACCGCGTGGAGGACCTGCTCGGCTACCTGGGCGACGCGAAGACGGGCGCCACCATCCAGGCGCGCGTGCTGCGAGCCGGAGAGGTGAAGGAAGTGCCCATCACCCTGGGCCGGCGCTCGTGA